The following coding sequences are from one Myxococcus guangdongensis window:
- the tnpB gene encoding IS66 family insertion sequence element accessory protein TnpB (TnpB, as the term is used for proteins encoded by IS66 family insertion elements, is considered an accessory protein, since TnpC, encoded by a neighboring gene, is a DDE family transposase.), giving the protein MFTLPASVSVVLATEAVDRRKSIDGLMALVKSAWGEDVYSGHLFAFVSRRGDRLKVLTWSRGGFVLLYKRLKTGRFSGDLHWPVLGDH; this is encoded by the coding sequence GTGTTCACGCTGCCAGCGTCGGTGAGCGTGGTGCTGGCCACCGAGGCGGTGGACAGGCGCAAGTCGATTGATGGCCTCATGGCGCTGGTGAAGTCCGCGTGGGGCGAGGACGTCTACTCCGGCCACCTCTTCGCCTTCGTCTCGAGGCGAGGCGACCGCCTCAAGGTGCTGACGTGGAGTCGAGGAGGCTTCGTGCTGCTGTACAAGCGGTTGAAGACGGGCCGCTTTTCAGGGGACCTTCATTGGCCGGTTTTGGGTGACCACTGA
- the tnpA gene encoding IS66 family insertion sequence element accessory protein TnpA: MTKPVEKQEWFQVAEAFEASSLTQREFSARRGLSLSTLQSRVCRRRRQRARETPAVRLLPVEMSTVAQVSPVPLEVVLASGARLRFPVGADVDYVAQLVTALGR; this comes from the coding sequence ATGACGAAGCCGGTTGAGAAGCAGGAGTGGTTCCAGGTCGCCGAAGCCTTCGAGGCGAGCAGCCTGACGCAGAGGGAATTCTCCGCGCGGCGAGGGTTGAGCTTGAGCACACTGCAGTCACGGGTGTGCCGGCGCCGGCGTCAGCGCGCTAGGGAGACTCCAGCAGTTCGCCTGCTGCCGGTGGAGATGTCTACCGTTGCGCAGGTAAGTCCTGTGCCACTCGAGGTGGTGCTGGCGAGCGGAGCCAGGCTGCGTTTCCCCGTGGGCGCCGACGTCGACTACGTGGCTCAGCTCGTCACGGCGCTGGGCAGGTGA